The Colius striatus isolate bColStr4 chromosome 23, bColStr4.1.hap1, whole genome shotgun sequence genome segment AAAAACAGCGGGGGGAATAAGACCTCGGTGCACAGAAGCTCGTGCCATGGTATGGGGGCAGCTGCCTCCCACTCCAGCCCTAGCCACAGCCCTCCCTTGGGGTTGCTCCAGGCAACCTAAGCAGAGAAAGCAGCCTAGATCCTGGCCCAGCCAGGCAGTGGGCAAATTCCAGGTCTGTATGGAGGCTTGCACTCGTGTTGGTGGGACGCTCTGGGCCCTCCTGGCACATAGTGGGAGCTGCCCAACCGGGGCGGTTGGACCAGCAGCATTGTGGTGGGGATAGTTGGGACACGTTGGGGTAGCTCCCAGGGGTTGCTGCTACCCTCTCTGGCATGGTGACCTTCCCTGCAGTAGGTGTGGGGATACAAGCAGCATGCCCTCAGGGAGTCAGCCCCTTTGAGGGATGTAGACTGTTGGGACACAGACCCTCTTgtcctgctgcctgctcagcGTCATCTGCTTAGGGGCCAGAGCCAAGCCAGTTCCTCCAGCCATGGTGTGGCATTGACCTGCCACAGCCTGATGGCGCCCCTTGCCCAGCTGAGCCTGCCCCCTGGGCTTAGGGGTCCCGGCTCAGGGAGAAGCAGTGGGTTTGCCTGGCCCTTTTGCACAGCTACCCCTGGCACTGAGCACTGCAGCTGGGCACAGCTGGGGACACCCCTGTGTGCTGGTCACTGTGGGGACAGTGGCACACAGGGCACCCGCTTAGTCCGGCTCACCCGCGTGTGCCCACCCAGGGCAGCTGGGTCCCCTGCAGTGGGTGATGCCTGCACCGTCGCTAAGGAGCACATGTAACTGGATCTGGGTTATTTTGGGCTGCTGTCAGGGCTGGGTGCTCAGCacctcccacacacacaccagctgctgctATTTCAGAGCTGACGAGccccctcctcttctcctcctcctcctcctcctcctcctcctggggTGGGCAGCTGGGGCATCTGCCTGAGAATTCTTAAAACCTGGCCATCTTGGGGCTGATCTCTCGGCCGCTCCCCATGCCAGGCAGGTCTAGCCCCACCATTACACCTCTGTGCTGGACTCGcatgcagggctgggagcagagcccCTGGGCTCTCACTGCTCctccccaccagcacctggTCCCCCATACTGGCAGAGGCATGGGCAACCCCTCTGCACTCCCGGCCTCTCCAGCAAAGGGTGGTGATGCTTTCTGaccccagccctcagctgccCGTGCCTGTCTGCTTGGGGGGAGCCTGCGTGGTTTGGGGGTTACCTGGGCACCTGGAAGAGCCCCGTGGcagaggcacagcactgctAGACCAGCGAGCACTCaggagggcactgctgggcaccAGCCGGTCCCTCGGGCTGGCAGCCACGGAGTTGGGCTTATGCTTTCCCAGATGGACTTTATACTGCAAAGCAGTTGTGCCAAAGTCTGGGCTGTGCCTGTGCAGGGTGTCCTGGGGGACACCCAGTGAGGCCAAGGCGGGCAGTGTCGGGTCACCATGCACCTCCTGCAGCCATGGGGCAGGCACAGGGCACTGCCACTCCCCAGCTGCCCGAGGCACGAGGCTGGCAATGAGAGGCAGCAAAGGCTATCCTggcccacagcccagggcatgGAGCACCAGTGGCACCAGGCAGAGAGAACTTTGAGCCTTGCACATTGTCCCgagctggggagctgctcagcagcagcatggcaagCAGGATGGGGCCTGTCAGCCCAGATCTCACCCTCTGTTCCCATCTGGCCTCAGGATGCACTGCCTCAGCCCTGttccctctctctgcagagctccaagGCGGTGCAGGGGCTGACTGGCCTGCGGAACCTCGGCAACACGGTGAGTGCTTCCCCAGACACCTGGCATGACCCCTGCTCACACCATGCTCTTCAGCAGGTGTGTCTGTGAAGCAGTGGGCAGCCCTTGTCCCTTCAGCTTGCCCCCAGCACTCAGGCTCTCACAGTCAGCTCCTTGCACCCTGTTCCCCACAGCACTGACTGAGGAAGAGGTTCCACTGCTGCGCCCTTCTTCATCCCTTTCCTGTACCCACCCACCCCAGGTGTCCCcctgcctctctctccctcccgtTGCCATggttttctcctctgcctcccccAGTGCTTCATGAACTCCATCCTGCAGTGCCTGAGCAACACCAAGGAGCTACGGGATTACTGCCTGCAGAACCAGTACCTGCGGGACCTCAACAACAACAGCCGCATGCGCACCGCGCTCATGTCAGGTAACGCACAGGCCTGTGCCCCTGGGCCCCCCCATCTCCTGGCGGCCCCCCATGCAGAGGTTGGTGCTTCTACCCAGCCTTGCTAGCACAGGCACTGTGCCCAGCCAGGGGGAGGAATGAGTCGCCTCTCCAGAGAGCATGGGGCAGGCCAGAAGAGAGGGAGTCCAAGCTCTCTCCAGGAGGGCACAGCAATTCTGTGCCACCAGAGCCAGCCAGCACCAGCCACACTGCTGCCCTGCCTCTCTGCCCACAGAATTTGCAAAGCTGATTCAGCTGCTCTGGACCTCGTCCCCCAATGACAGCGTGAGCCCCTCCGAGTTCAAGACGCAGATCCAGAGATACGCTCCCCGCTTCGTCGGCTACAAGTAAGGGGTGCCAGTGGTGGTGGGGGGTGGGAATGAGCCaagcccctgctgcagctcactgGCTCTGCCCCGTCTCTTGCAGCCAGCAGGATGCACAGGAGTTCCTGCGGTTCCTCTTGGACGGGCTGCACAGCGAGGTGAACCGAGTGCTGGTGCGACCACGGACCAGCACCGACCCCCTGGACCACCTCCCGTAAGCACTGCGGGGGCAGAGCAGCGGCTGTGCACACAGACAGCCTCTGCTGCCCGGGGACCACACACTTCCCTCCTGGGCTGGGTTGCAAGGGGCTGGAGTCCCTCAGCCCACACCCAGCATCTCTCTGCCTCCCCATCTCTTGCAGTGATGAGGAGAAGAGCCGCCAGATGTGGAGGAGGTACCAGGAGAGGGAAGACAGCCGCATTGGTGgtgagtggggctgggggagaggagggcagcactgggctgggagcagggctgggaaccAAGGGTCTCACCCTGCTTTGTCCCATCCCCACCAGACCTCTTCGTGGGGCAGCTGAAGAGTTCCCTGACCTGCAGCGAGTGTGGCTATTGCTCCACAGCCTTTGACCCCTTCTGGGACCTGTCTCTGCCCATCCCCAAGGTAAGGGGCCACTGCAGCCCCTAGtgccctgccccacacacactGTCCCTGACTCACGCTGTGCCCCCACAGAAAAGCTACGGGGAGGTGACTCTCATGGACTGCTTACGGCTCTTCACCAAAGAGGACGTGCTGGATGGGGACGAGAAACCGGTAtggggtgtggggcaggggagcTCGCCTTGAGGCAGGCTGGGCCATTTTCCCTCTGTGCCTGCCTTGCCAGGACTGTGAGTTCAGTGCCTGGTGGTGCTGGCCTCTGCACTCAGCCTCCTGCTTGTGCCGTCTTCCACAGACGTGTTGCCGCTGCAAAGCCAGGACGAGGTGCACGAAGAAATTCAGCATCCAGAAGTTTCCCAAGATCCTGGTGCTTCGTATCCTTCgcagggatggggctgggggctgctggggtggAAatggggggggcaggcagttcCTCACAGGCTGCCTTTTATCCCTCGGCTCCTTGACATGACCCTGTAGACCTGAAGCGCTTCTCAGAGGCCAGGGTACGAACGAGCAAGCTCACCACTTTCGTCAACTTCCAGCTGAAGGACCTGGACCTCCGGGAGTTTGCCTCACAGAGCTGCAGTgagtgcccagccctgtgtGTCTTTCTCTGGGCCCTGGGttttcagcagctcctggctgggTCCCTCGTGGCTCCTGGGGTGCTGCAGCCTGTCGGGGGTTGGGAGGGGttgggagcagcagccaggcccCACTCTGTGCTGGCATGTTGTGGGTAGCAGCCCTTGCAGCTCACTCCAGCCTTGCTCCCCGTAGACCACGCCGTTTACAACCTCTACGCTGTCTCCAACCACTCGGGCACCACCATGGGAGGCCACTATACTGCCTACTGCAAGAGCCCTGTCTCCAGCGAATGGCACAGTTTCAACGATGCCCGGTGAGGCTGCACGGGGCAGCTGCGGGGCTGGGGCAAACAGGGCCATCCTGGGAGCAGCCCAGGGCCTCCCAGTGCCTCAGCCCCATAGCTcacagcacatctcctcctctctgcagtGTCACCCCGATGTCATCCAGTCACATCCGCAGCAGCGATGCCTACCTGCTCTTCTACGAGCTGGCCAGCCCGTCCTCCCGCATGTAGCCAGCCCTGCCTCCCTGGGGACCCCTTATGCCAGCCCTCAGAGACAGCTGCTCCACTTTTTGACCGGTTGCCCCCCAGGTACAAAGTGGGGTGAAGAGGAGAGACCCCAaggtggctgcagcaggaggctggCGGAGGCCAGGAGCAGACCCCAGGCaaggactcctcagctccccacaGAGGAGGGCAGCGCATGGCAGGGCCCAGGGAGCTCAGGCACCTCCTGGTTGCTGACATTTGTTTTTACCTTGGGCACCATTTTgggttggaggtttttttggtggtgtgTAATAAAATTACTGAGcaagggctgctgcaggcatgGGGCTGCCTGCCCCATCAGCTCAGCCAGGACCTCTGCTCCCAGGGGGAGCACCCAGAGCTGGGCACCCAAGAGAGCCTCCTGCATTCCTCCTGGACTCCCATTCTGCTTGGCCATCACAGAGGATTTGTGAACTGCTCCTGACCTCTCAGCACTTCTGAACCTCCTGGCAAAGGACCCTGGCCCTTCAGTTGCCTCCGTCCCCTCTCAGGCAGCGCATCCCCACCAGCTGCCCCATGCACACTCCTCAAAGCCACCTGAGTTCTGGCCCAGGCTCATGGATAGGAGggaggaaaacattttgtggaatttatatgtatttatagTGGACTTTGCTCAACCTGGAGCACCCTCCCACTTCCTGGCTCTCCAGGGACTTATGCCAGGGGATGCTTCGGGTAGGTTTTTACCTGTCTCCTCATACGACGGTGCCTTAAAACCATTTAGGGGAGTGGGAGGCTGTTGGGGTTGCACAGGAGCGTCCgtgctgcagaggagaggaagaCGGTGGCTTTCCGAGACCATATGCAACTGGGGCTTTGTCTTCCCTGTGATGGGGAGCTCCAGGGGCTGCCTGTCCCCACCTGCCCACCTTGCTGCTCTGTCCTCCAGCTAGCAAACGCCAGTGGCCTTTTGATCCTTTTCTCTAATTTATTCTCCTCaccatcctgccttccccaaGGTGCAGCGGGGAGGAGAGATGGGCCCAACCCGGCACCATCGCAGCCCCAGCCCGCAAGGCAGCCACATCCAGCCCAGAGACCTCGTCTGCTTCACCCTGGCTGGCCCTGCAGGCACAGGCTGAGCCCTCTGAGCTGTGAGCAATCCCACTCAGCTCAGGCATCCTGGGGAGCTTGGGGGAGGCAGCCAGGATGGATGGAGAGGCTGCCTGCGGGAGGTCCTGGACTAGGGCAGCGCGGCTGCTTGGCAGGTGGCTTGTTTACTGTGTAAGCAAGATGGGCAGGAACGGTCTCATACAAGGGAGACCCATGCAGGAATAAATTTTAGCTTGAACAGAGCACTGTGTACACGTGCTTGTCTCAGGGTGGGCAGATACAGGACCATAGCTCCAGAAGCAGGAGGGAACCAACACCATCGCTGGAGCAGCCAGCCTGAGCGTGGCTCCAGAGCCCCGGGAGCAGACAGCAGACCCTCTCCTCCAGACACCCACAGAGGCAGAggagcttttcctcctcctccagccctgtggAGCTTCCCCAGTGCCCATGCTCTTCAGTCACCCAAAGCCCCTGAACAATggctcctttctcctctgcttaCGGATGCAGGCGGGCACCAAGGCATTAAGGGGCAAAGGGAATGAAGGTGGTGGATTCaggcaccctgtgccagggaggcATGAAAGAAGGAGGGCTGCATGGAGCCCAGGctccccaacagcccccttcagtgctgccctgtgccaggggagtcCAGAGGCAGCAGGCAGACCTAAAGCACTGTTCCTGGCGGGACAGGCTCCTGACAGGATGCCTGTGAGCACACCTTCCCCTTTAAGACGCTGGTTCTCCATGCCAGAGCCTGACCTCGGCATCCTCAGCTGAGCCGGATTAAGGGGACGAGGGGGAAGGGGCCTGCAGAGGGGACTGGGGCCGCCAGGCTCCCTGCACTCACTCATGGCCCTCAGGGCTGTGCGGGGTCCAGCGCCGGCGTGGCATGAGTAGGCACAGCTGGTGCTGCCACCCCGgtgccagagcaggggctgccccagtgctgatgggggcagctggggaggagtggGCAGTGCTGGAGGGCTGGGGTGGCTTttagccaggctgtgctgggaatCACCTGCTGCAATGAAAGACTTCACTGAAATTACGCTTTGCCCCGAGGCTCTGGACCACAGCAAGGTAGGCTGCGAGACCCCACCAGCCACCCACGGGGCTCTGCAGGGTGGTCCCCGTGGTGCCACCTCCGCTCACTCTCTTGTAGACAGAGTTCTGCAACCCTGTCTTCGAGGGTGAGGAGCCCCAGGCAGCGCCGAGCACCGAGAGCCCACCAGATGAGGACAGAACCAGCCCCACATCACCCCAGGATGGCCTCGGTACCCGCCTGGGGGTTTGTACACAGGCCCCTGTCCACAGGACTGCCAGGGGCAGctatggggctgggagcagggtgGTGGGGCTAGCTCCCCGcagggctctggggctgctTAGGGGACCCTCCAGCACTCTGGGGACAAGAGATTGGGATGTGCTCAGCCAGCCTTGCAGAGAGGGTCGGTGGGGGGGGTATGGCTAACAGCACCCCAGCTCTGCCCGCATTCCTCACCCTCCTGCaggccagcagctctggggccagGCAGGCTGGCAGTACCGCCCTGACTGCAAGTTCACTTGGCTCTGCGTGGCTCTTATGACCGCTATCCTTCTCTTCCTCGTCGCCCTCCTCCTGGGCATCATCATCCACCGTGAGTGCCTGATCAGAGAGGACTGGGGGACACAAGTGGGGTTGGGTGGGAGCAGAGGACATGGAGCTGGGTGGGCTTCCTAAGCCCCTTCCCCACACGGcagccttttccttctctgggggcTGAGCTGTCCCTGCTTTCCCCGGGCACAGAGTTGACGTccccgcagccccccagcaccccagatgcagctctgcctgcccgTGGCACCACCACCACCGCTGCAACGCCCACCCAAAGGGACTCCCCAGCCCCTAAAGCAACTGCCACCCCAACCCAGAGCTGGCTGCCCACAACCAGCACACCAGCCCCAGGTAAGTCCTGTACGGGGCAACGTTGGCAGGATGGCAGTGCCCCACAGCACGAGCTCATGCCCACACTGTtgccctgtgcagcctgtggcGGGACACTGCGGGGCCCCGAGGGCTCTTTCAGCTCTCCCAACTACCCCAGCCCGTACCCACCCAATGTGCTCTGCATCTGGCACATCGAGGTGGGCCCCGGCCTCGCCATCCAGCTGAAGATGGAGACGTTCAGCGTGGAGGGCACTGCCTCCTGCCTCTTCGATCGCGTGGAGCTCCACGAggagcagggggctggcagCACGGATCCTGCCCTGGCTCGGGGGGGCCCAACCAGGTAGGGCTCAGGGAACGTGGCAGTGTGGTGGTGAAGGGTCAGCGGGTCCAGGAGTGAGCAATGTCAGCCCTTGTTGTGTCCCCAGGTTCTGTGGCAACGTGGCCCCCCCGACCTTCAATACCAACTCCAACCACCTGCGCGTCACCTTTGTCTCTGACAGCAGCGTGGGTGCCGCGGGCTTCAGCGCCCGGTACCGTGCCGTGGCTCCCAGTGACAGTGAGTTCTCCTaggcactgccagggctgcagtGGGGCAGGTGGTGGACTGTGCAGGGGGCACCCTGTAAAGCCCTCAGCacagaggcagggcagggtgcTCGCTGGGATGCCACCGCGACCCCGGCCGTCTCCACCTGCGCTACAGAGAGCTGTGCCTGGGACGAGCACTTGTGTGACCATGGGCTCTGCCTCCACCCGGGCTTCATCTGCGACGGCTTCCATGACTGCACGGACAGAAGCGATGAGGCCAACTGCAGCCTGAGACACAAAGGTGGGCTGGCACTCCCCCTgcagctcccgcagccccggacagagggcacactgctgggcagagggagaCGAGGTGAGACAGAGCCAAAGCAGCCAAGCTGCATGTGTGCGTGTCCCTCCAGAGTGTGGGGGGCCGCTGACCGCCTTGGAGGGGCACTTCTCCAGCCCGAGCCACCCCCAGCCGTACCCACACCAGCAGGTGAGAGTAGCCAGCGGGATGGTGGCGGGAGCAGGGTGAGGGTGAGGATGAGGGCAGGTAGGGAGGAAGATAACCTCCCacggggcagagctgggggtgcCCCTGCCCGGCTTCACCCTGCCCCgcagctgtgcctctggcaGATCTCGGTGCCCATGGGCCACGTCATCGACCTGCACTTCCACAACTTCAGCCTGGAGTCGCATGAGGACTGCAGCTTCGACTTCGTGGAGGTGCACGACAGcgctggcacaggggctgccagccTCATGGGCAGGTACGGGCACACCGCTGACGTCCCCAGCCCGGGCTTCCGTGGCTCATCTGGGGAAACCGAGGCACGGGGCAGGCTGTTGAGGAGAAGCCACTGGCAGACAGGGTTTGGGGAGGTGCTGGTCGGCCCCGCTGCCCTCCTGACCCTATCCCTCTCCCCACAACCCTGGCAGGTTCTGCGGCCACCAGCTGCCACCCACCCTGACCTCCTCACGCCATGTCATGACCATCCTCTTCGTGGCAGATGAGGGAATAGCAGACAATGGGTTCTTTGCCACCTACCAAGCCCGCAATGCCACAGAGAGTAGGTAGCCAAAcaggggcacaggctgcccaggggggctgTGCAGACACCAGCTTTGGGAGTCTTCAAGGCCAGACTGGATAAAGccctagaaaaaaaacactgttcTCTCTCCTGCTGACCCTGCTTGGAGCAGGAGCTTGGGTTACAGGCCTCTTGGGTCCCTTCTCACCTGAACCATCCTATAACCCCATTGATCGAAGGCACGGGAATGTGGCTCACCCGCACACAGCCACAATCCATCACCTCAGGACTGCCCCCAAACACTCCAGGGGATTTGGCATCCCTCTAAGCTGGGCCAGCAGTAGTCACCTGTCAGCCATGCCTCAGCAACCACTCCCCTGGATGTCTCCTGGCCAGTGACTGAGAAGAGCGGGCAGGGGTGTTCAGCTTGGGAACAGGCTGCTCTCTGTCTGTGCCCATGCCTAGCCCCATGTCCTGCCACACTGGCACCTCTCTTCTTGCAGAGACCTGCAGCCCCTCGGAATTCTCCTGTGGAAATGGGGAGTGCCAGGCACTGGAGTCAGTGTGTGATGGCTGGCACGACTGCCCTGATGGCACCGACGAGCTGAACTGCACAGGGGTCTCCTACCCAGCCTTTGGTGAGTGCCACCTCTAGGTGCTCCACTGAGTGCTCAGCATGCTGGCAGCTGCCCCGTGGCTAACATCTGCCCGAGGCACAGCTGGTGGGCATCACTGCCGCTGTAACAAGTGAAGTACCTTGCCCTGTGGCAGGCTCTGTCTGTGAGCCCGTGGAAGTGGAGAtgtgcctggggctgggctACAACGCCACCTCCTTCCCCAACATCTGGCTGGCCATCCCGGATCAGGAAGGAGCTGCCGAGGTGCTGCAGGACTATCAggtgagctgcccagggagtgcccaCGGGGCTGGCTGTGCCATGCCTCAGTGTGCCAacttcccctcctctctcccacaGACACTGATGGAGCTTGCCTGCTACCAGCACCTCCGTCTCCTCATCTGCAGCCTCTTCGTGCCCAAGTGCACCCCGGACGGGGgggtcctgcagccctgcagggccGTGTGCCTGGCTGCCGAGCTGCGGTGCCAGCAGTCTCTTGGCCTCCTCGGCATCCTCTGGCCCATCAACTGCAACATCCTGCCTGACTCCAGTGACCCCATAGAGTGCTTCCAGCCCTGACCCAGCAGAAGAAGAGCAGGGGCTGAAGCAGCCtacccagagctgctctgcacccCAACTGtctgccccatcctcctccccTTGCAAATACCCAGCTGCTGGAGTGGCCCCATTAACAGATGCCTCACTTCTTGCCTGCCCTGGAGTctgtccctctgctcagcaccagcgCCTGGATGCTATGGACTTGCCCACAGGACCAAGTCCTCAGAGAGCCGGTGTCCTTTCCCAGCCTCACTACAGGGAAAGGCTCTTGCTGGAGGAACTGTGCCCACAGcttggagctgtgctggagacaCCACGCAGCAGGACTGTGGCAAGAAGGCAGCTGCTAGCCTAGCAGGGGAAAAGTTAGTGCTCCCCAAAGGGAGCAAGGCTGAACTGAGGTGAGCTAGCCTGCAGGCACAAAAGCCCAAAGCTGCCCACATCCTGCAGCCTCAAAGCCAGCAGAATAAACAGCGAGCAGCTGATAAACCTGATGGAGCAGGTGGGCTCATTTGGGAGGGGTCTGAGAGGGGTGCCCTGCCAGACCCCAGAGGAAAACGAGGCACGGGCCAAGGGAGGGAAGCCAGGGCTGCAGTGAGAGAGTCTGAGCAGGAATGGAGGGGCACAGGAGCAGACTGTCTGGCTGCAGGGGCAATGGGCTGCTGGCTGTGCCCTCAATGGCCTGAGAGGCCTGCAGGACCCCAGGGAGAtggatagctcccagagggggTTCAGGCTGGTGGCCTCATGGTGTAAGGAGAGGATCTTGTCCCAGCAAGGGCTGGAGCTCTGCTGGCTGAGATGACCATGCTGGCTTCAGGCCATCCTGATGGCCACAGGCCTGGCAACACCCTGCAGCCACAAACCAGCTCCCAGC includes the following:
- the USP2 gene encoding ubiquitin carboxyl-terminal hydrolase 2 isoform X1 is translated as MSQLSSTLKRYVDSSRYAETTYSKVPSGYSSYTSYGSTLAMSYADSDKIGFKASYLPSPQYHHGGLSSGSGYDGSPLPLYPDPSIRLSPAYGRTQPRLSGGGLSGGTCYSFAATPGSPTGFLPTTALLSRRKSISHSDLAREFSGLHASDSAYALNPSTISPRGRQELGALQGLYQAAARSDYVRGYLESYGRKSLPVGPFSPSQSTLGSALPPSGSRCPSQPSERSNDCCDVPARDPMSSKAVQGLTGLRNLGNTCFMNSILQCLSNTKELRDYCLQNQYLRDLNNNSRMRTALMSEFAKLIQLLWTSSPNDSVSPSEFKTQIQRYAPRFVGYNQQDAQEFLRFLLDGLHSEVNRVLVRPRTSTDPLDHLPDEEKSRQMWRRYQEREDSRIGDLFVGQLKSSLTCSECGYCSTAFDPFWDLSLPIPKKSYGEVTLMDCLRLFTKEDVLDGDEKPTCCRCKARTRCTKKFSIQKFPKILVLHLKRFSEARVRTSKLTTFVNFQLKDLDLREFASQSCNHAVYNLYAVSNHSGTTMGGHYTAYCKSPVSSEWHSFNDARVTPMSSSHIRSSDAYLLFYELASPSSRM
- the MFRP gene encoding membrane frizzled-related protein, producing the protein MKDFTEITLCPEALDHSKTEFCNPVFEGEEPQAAPSTESPPDEDRTSPTSPQDGLGQQLWGQAGWQYRPDCKFTWLCVALMTAILLFLVALLLGIIIHQLTSPQPPSTPDAALPARGTTTTAATPTQRDSPAPKATATPTQSWLPTTSTPAPACGGTLRGPEGSFSSPNYPSPYPPNVLCIWHIEVGPGLAIQLKMETFSVEGTASCLFDRVELHEEQGAGSTDPALARGGPTRFCGNVAPPTFNTNSNHLRVTFVSDSSVGAAGFSARYRAVAPSDKSCAWDEHLCDHGLCLHPGFICDGFHDCTDRSDEANCSLRHKECGGPLTALEGHFSSPSHPQPYPHQQLCLWQISVPMGHVIDLHFHNFSLESHEDCSFDFVEVHDSAGTGAASLMGRFCGHQLPPTLTSSRHVMTILFVADEGIADNGFFATYQARNATEKTCSPSEFSCGNGECQALESVCDGWHDCPDGTDELNCTGVSYPAFGSVCEPVEVEMCLGLGYNATSFPNIWLAIPDQEGAAEVLQDYQTLMELACYQHLRLLICSLFVPKCTPDGGVLQPCRAVCLAAELRCQQSLGLLGILWPINCNILPDSSDPIECFQP
- the USP2 gene encoding ubiquitin carboxyl-terminal hydrolase 2 isoform X3, translating into MRDSYTVTLPEEPPALPDLHKDLRPRTSMPGSLLVSTFVGLVLNKTKSSKAVQGLTGLRNLGNTCFMNSILQCLSNTKELRDYCLQNQYLRDLNNNSRMRTALMSEFAKLIQLLWTSSPNDSVSPSEFKTQIQRYAPRFVGYNQQDAQEFLRFLLDGLHSEVNRVLVRPRTSTDPLDHLPDEEKSRQMWRRYQEREDSRIGDLFVGQLKSSLTCSECGYCSTAFDPFWDLSLPIPKKSYGEVTLMDCLRLFTKEDVLDGDEKPTCCRCKARTRCTKKFSIQKFPKILVLHLKRFSEARVRTSKLTTFVNFQLKDLDLREFASQSCNHAVYNLYAVSNHSGTTMGGHYTAYCKSPVSSEWHSFNDARVTPMSSSHIRSSDAYLLFYELASPSSRM
- the USP2 gene encoding ubiquitin carboxyl-terminal hydrolase 2 isoform X2 translates to MSQLSSTLKRYVDSSRYAETTYSKVPSGYSSYTSYGSTLAMSYADSDKIGFKASYLPSPQYHHGGLSSGSGYDGSPLPLYPDPSIRLSPAYGRTQPRLSGGGLSGGTCYSFAATPGSPTGFLPTTALLSRRKSISHSDLAREFSGLHASDSAYALNPSTISPRGRQELGALQGLYQAAARSDYVRGYLEKSTLCALPGNPGTLLCASRGGQGLGTYGPEPSHSKAVQGLTGLRNLGNTCFMNSILQCLSNTKELRDYCLQNQYLRDLNNNSRMRTALMSEFAKLIQLLWTSSPNDSVSPSEFKTQIQRYAPRFVGYNQQDAQEFLRFLLDGLHSEVNRVLVRPRTSTDPLDHLPDEEKSRQMWRRYQEREDSRIGDLFVGQLKSSLTCSECGYCSTAFDPFWDLSLPIPKKSYGEVTLMDCLRLFTKEDVLDGDEKPTCCRCKARTRCTKKFSIQKFPKILVLHLKRFSEARVRTSKLTTFVNFQLKDLDLREFASQSCNHAVYNLYAVSNHSGTTMGGHYTAYCKSPVSSEWHSFNDARVTPMSSSHIRSSDAYLLFYELASPSSRM